The following are encoded together in the Streptomyces tsukubensis genome:
- the cobN gene encoding cobaltochelatase subunit CobN produces MTTVLLLSTADTDLLAARASGAPYRIGNPSRVDAADDLPALLDGADIAVVRLLGGKRAWEDGLAALKASGVPTVLLGGEAVPDAELMAESSVPAGVVAEALRYLVEGGSDNLVQLARFLSDTVLLTGEGFDEPRAMPGYGPHGDRPLVEGRPTVGVLFYRAHELSGNTGFVDTLCEAVEARGANALPVYCGSLRGADPELYELLGRADALVATVLAAGGAHASDASAGGDEEAWDIGELAELDIPVLQGLCLTSSRAAWEASDAALSPMDAAMQVAIPEFDGRIITVPFSFKEEGPDGVPVYVADPERAARVAGIATRHAVLKHRTNAEKRLAVVFTAYPTKHSRVGNAVGLDTPASAVRVLDALRDAGYRVDGHPDNGDELIHRLINAGGHDVEWLTEEQLAAAPARVPLADYRAWFDTLDPGLREGMLEAWGEPPGGLYVDGDDIVLASLQFGEVVVMIQPPRGFGENPIAIYHDPDMPPSHHYMAAYRWLDRTFGADAVIHMGKHGTMEWLPGKGLGLGAGCAPDAVLGELPLIYPFIVNDPGEGTQAKRRGHATVVDHLVPPMARADTYGDLAKLEQLLDEYALVSDLDPTKAPTVRAQIWTLVKAAELHHDLHVDEQPDEDDFDSFVMHVDGYLCEIKDVQIRDGLHILGGGPEGEARVNLVLAVLRASQVWGGQADPLPGLRASLAEHFGLSEKEMLAEPGAVVKVPEALSSLVAGPARTGADAIDLLEQVCRRFAEGMEERGWELTAVRGLVREVLGEELPDAVAVLGFACEEVVPRLARTTDEIDHILRALRGGFVPAGPSGSPTRGLVNVLPTGRNFYSVDPKAIPSRLSWEVGQSLADSLIARYLTDTGAYPTSVGLTVWGTSAMRTQGDDIAEILALLGCRPVWDDASRRVTGFEVVPAAELGRPRIDVTVRISGFFRDAFPHVISLIDNAVGAVAELDEPADVNYVRAHADEDTAVHGDRRRATARIFGSKPGAYGAGLLPLIDARNWRSDADLAEVYAVWGGYAYGRGLDGRAARGDMETAFRRIQVAAKNVDTREHDLVDADDYFQYHGGMVAMVRHLTGESPEAYVGDSATPDQVKTRTLGEETHRVFRARVVNPRWMAAMRRHGYKGAFEMAATVDYLFGYDATAGVVDDWMYEKLSSEYVFDAENQQFMKKSNPWALRGITERLLEAAERGLWAEPERETLDRLKETYLQLEGDLEGDLEGDDA; encoded by the coding sequence GTGACCACTGTGCTGTTGCTGTCCACCGCCGACACGGACCTGCTGGCGGCCCGTGCCTCCGGCGCGCCCTACCGTATCGGCAATCCGTCACGGGTCGACGCGGCGGACGATCTGCCCGCTCTGCTCGACGGCGCGGACATCGCCGTCGTGCGGCTGCTCGGCGGGAAGCGGGCCTGGGAGGACGGGCTCGCCGCGCTCAAGGCGTCCGGGGTGCCGACCGTGCTGCTCGGCGGCGAGGCCGTGCCCGACGCCGAGTTGATGGCGGAGTCGTCCGTTCCCGCCGGTGTCGTCGCTGAGGCGCTGCGCTATCTCGTGGAGGGCGGCTCGGACAACCTGGTGCAGCTCGCCCGCTTCCTCTCCGACACGGTGCTGCTGACCGGAGAGGGGTTCGACGAGCCGCGGGCCATGCCCGGTTACGGCCCGCACGGTGACCGCCCGCTGGTCGAGGGCCGTCCCACCGTCGGTGTCCTCTTCTACCGGGCCCACGAACTCTCCGGCAACACCGGCTTCGTCGACACCCTGTGCGAAGCGGTCGAGGCGCGCGGCGCCAACGCCCTTCCCGTGTACTGCGGTTCGCTGCGCGGCGCCGACCCGGAGCTGTACGAGCTGCTCGGCCGCGCCGACGCGCTGGTCGCCACGGTCCTCGCCGCGGGCGGCGCGCACGCCTCCGACGCCAGCGCGGGCGGCGACGAGGAGGCGTGGGACATCGGCGAACTCGCCGAACTGGACATCCCCGTCCTCCAGGGGCTCTGCCTGACCTCCTCGCGCGCGGCCTGGGAGGCGTCCGACGCGGCGCTGAGCCCGATGGACGCGGCGATGCAGGTGGCGATACCCGAGTTCGACGGGAGGATCATCACCGTCCCGTTCTCCTTCAAGGAGGAGGGCCCCGACGGGGTGCCCGTCTATGTCGCCGACCCCGAGCGGGCCGCCCGCGTCGCGGGGATCGCCACGCGGCACGCCGTGCTGAAGCACAGGACGAACGCGGAGAAGCGGCTCGCCGTGGTCTTCACCGCCTACCCGACGAAGCACTCCCGCGTCGGTAACGCCGTCGGGCTCGACACCCCCGCCTCCGCGGTACGGGTCCTCGACGCGCTGCGGGACGCCGGGTACCGCGTCGACGGCCACCCCGACAACGGCGACGAGCTGATCCACCGGCTGATCAACGCGGGCGGCCACGACGTGGAGTGGCTGACGGAGGAGCAGCTCGCGGCGGCCCCCGCGCGGGTGCCGCTCGCCGACTACCGGGCCTGGTTCGACACCCTGGACCCCGGGCTGCGCGAGGGGATGCTGGAGGCGTGGGGCGAGCCGCCCGGCGGGCTGTACGTCGACGGTGACGACATCGTTCTCGCCTCGCTCCAGTTCGGCGAGGTCGTCGTGATGATCCAGCCGCCGCGCGGCTTCGGCGAGAACCCGATCGCGATCTACCACGACCCGGACATGCCCCCCTCGCACCATTACATGGCGGCCTACCGCTGGCTGGACAGGACGTTCGGCGCCGACGCCGTCATCCACATGGGCAAACACGGCACGATGGAGTGGCTGCCGGGCAAGGGGCTCGGCCTCGGCGCGGGCTGCGCGCCCGACGCCGTACTGGGTGAACTCCCGCTCATCTACCCGTTCATCGTCAACGACCCGGGCGAGGGCACGCAGGCCAAGCGGCGCGGCCACGCCACGGTCGTCGACCATCTGGTGCCGCCGATGGCCCGCGCCGACACCTACGGCGACCTCGCCAAGCTGGAGCAGCTCCTCGACGAGTACGCCCTCGTCTCCGACCTGGACCCGACGAAGGCGCCGACCGTCCGCGCCCAGATCTGGACCCTCGTCAAGGCGGCCGAGCTCCACCACGACCTGCACGTGGACGAGCAGCCCGACGAGGACGACTTCGACTCGTTCGTGATGCACGTCGACGGCTACCTGTGCGAGATCAAGGACGTCCAGATCCGTGACGGTCTGCACATCCTCGGGGGCGGCCCCGAGGGTGAGGCCCGCGTCAATCTCGTGCTGGCCGTACTGCGCGCCTCGCAGGTGTGGGGCGGGCAGGCAGACCCGCTGCCCGGTCTGCGCGCCTCGCTCGCCGAGCACTTCGGGCTGAGCGAGAAGGAGATGCTGGCCGAGCCCGGCGCCGTCGTGAAGGTCCCCGAGGCACTGTCGTCGCTGGTGGCGGGCCCCGCGCGGACCGGCGCCGACGCGATCGACCTGCTTGAGCAGGTGTGCAGGCGCTTCGCCGAGGGCATGGAGGAGCGCGGCTGGGAACTCACCGCCGTACGCGGCCTGGTGCGCGAGGTGCTGGGCGAGGAGCTGCCCGACGCCGTCGCCGTGCTGGGCTTCGCCTGCGAGGAGGTCGTGCCGCGCCTGGCCCGTACGACCGACGAGATCGACCACATCCTGCGGGCGCTGCGCGGCGGTTTCGTGCCGGCCGGGCCTTCGGGGTCACCCACGCGCGGGCTGGTCAACGTCCTGCCGACGGGCAGGAACTTCTACTCCGTCGACCCGAAGGCGATCCCTTCGCGGCTCTCCTGGGAGGTCGGGCAGTCGCTCGCGGACTCGCTGATCGCCCGCTATCTCACCGACACGGGCGCCTACCCGACCTCCGTCGGCCTCACCGTGTGGGGCACCTCGGCGATGCGTACCCAGGGCGACGACATCGCGGAGATCCTGGCGCTGCTGGGCTGCCGCCCGGTCTGGGACGACGCCTCGCGCAGGGTCACCGGCTTCGAGGTGGTGCCCGCCGCGGAGCTGGGGCGGCCGAGGATCGATGTGACGGTCCGTATCTCCGGGTTCTTCCGTGACGCGTTCCCGCATGTGATCTCCCTGATCGACAACGCGGTCGGCGCGGTGGCCGAGCTGGACGAGCCCGCCGACGTCAACTACGTGCGGGCGCACGCCGACGAGGACACCGCCGTGCACGGCGACCGGCGGCGCGCGACCGCCCGTATCTTCGGCTCGAAGCCCGGCGCGTACGGCGCGGGGCTGCTGCCGCTGATCGACGCCCGCAACTGGCGCTCCGACGCGGACCTCGCCGAGGTGTACGCGGTGTGGGGCGGTTACGCCTACGGGCGCGGCCTCGACGGGCGCGCCGCGCGCGGCGACATGGAGACGGCCTTCCGGCGCATCCAGGTCGCGGCGAAGAACGTCGACACCCGCGAACACGACCTGGTCGACGCGGACGACTACTTCCAGTACCACGGCGGCATGGTCGCGATGGTCCGCCACCTCACGGGCGAGTCCCCCGAGGCGTACGTCGGTGACAGCGCCACCCCCGACCAGGTGAAGACCAGGACGCTCGGCGAGGAGACCCACCGGGTCTTCAGGGCGCGGGTGGTCAATCCCCGCTGGATGGCGGCGATGCGGCGCCACGGGTACAAGGGCGCGTTCGAGATGGCCGCGACGGTGGACTACCTCTTCGGGTACGACGCGACCGCGGGCGTGGTCGACGACTGGATGTACGAGAAGTTGTCGTCCGAGTACGTCTTCGACGCCGAGAACCAGCAGTTCATGAAGAAGTCGAACCCCTGGGCGCTGCGCGGCATCACGGAGCGGCTGCTCGAAGCGGCGGAGCGCGGTCTGTGGGCGGAGCCCGAGCGGGAGACGCTCGACCGGCTCAAGGAAACGTATTTGCAGCTCGAAGGCGATCTCGAAGGCGATCTGGAAGGTGACGACGCATGA
- a CDS encoding putative cobaltochelatase: MSIPYPFTAIVGQDDLRLALLLNAVSSRVGGVLVRGEKGTAKSTAVRALSALMPPVRTVVGCRFSCDPAAPDPACPDGPHEPGGGGARAARMVELPVGASEDRLVGALDIERALSEGVKAFEPGLLAEAHRGILYVDEVNLLHDHLVDLLLDAAAMGASYVEREGVSVRHASRFLLVGTMNPEEGELRPQLLDRFGLTVEVSASRETDQRVEVVRRRLAHEDDPAGFAARFAAEESALRDRIVAARALLPRVVLGDGALRQIAATCAAFEVDGMRADIVMARTASALAAWAGREVVLAEDVRQAALLALPHRRRRNPFDAPGLDEDKLDETLEESAGEDDDPDPDPDGPGGGTPPPDDDGGDGDSGTPPAEAGRAPEADADAPEVDTPSEPRAEQSGEPGEEAGKGRGAGGAEQPAARAEEPFRTKTLSVPGLGEGAAGRRSRARTEHGRTTGARRPRGALTKLHLAATVQAAAPHQRARGRSGRGLVVRRDDLRQANREGREGNLVLFVVDASGSMAARKRMSAVKGAVLSLLLDAYQRRDKVGMVTFRGKEAETVLPPTSSVDAAAARLESLPTGGRTPLAAGLLKAHDVLRVERLRDASRRPLLVVVTDGRATGGPQPVALAARAAGLHAAEGVASVVVDCESGPVRLGLAGALAGQLGGSAVTLDELRADALAGLVKDVRTVGRAA; encoded by the coding sequence ATGAGCATCCCCTATCCGTTCACGGCCATCGTGGGCCAGGACGACCTGCGGCTGGCGCTGCTGCTCAACGCCGTGTCCTCGCGCGTCGGGGGCGTGCTCGTGCGCGGCGAGAAGGGCACCGCCAAGTCGACGGCGGTGCGCGCGCTCTCCGCGCTGATGCCGCCGGTGCGGACCGTGGTGGGCTGCCGGTTCTCGTGTGACCCCGCCGCGCCCGACCCGGCCTGCCCCGACGGGCCGCACGAGCCGGGCGGCGGCGGCGCGCGAGCGGCGCGCATGGTCGAACTACCGGTCGGCGCCTCCGAGGACCGCTTGGTGGGCGCGCTCGACATCGAGCGGGCGCTGTCCGAGGGAGTCAAGGCGTTCGAGCCGGGGCTGCTCGCCGAGGCGCACCGCGGGATCCTCTACGTCGACGAGGTCAACCTCCTCCACGATCACCTGGTGGACCTCCTCCTGGACGCGGCGGCCATGGGCGCCAGTTACGTGGAGCGCGAAGGTGTCTCCGTACGGCACGCCTCGCGGTTCCTGCTGGTGGGCACGATGAACCCCGAGGAGGGCGAGCTGCGGCCGCAGCTGCTCGACCGGTTCGGGCTGACCGTCGAGGTGTCCGCCTCCAGGGAGACCGATCAGCGGGTCGAGGTCGTCAGGCGCAGGCTCGCCCACGAGGACGACCCCGCCGGGTTCGCCGCGCGCTTCGCCGCCGAGGAGTCGGCGCTGCGGGACCGGATCGTCGCGGCGCGGGCGCTGCTGCCGCGTGTCGTGCTCGGCGACGGGGCGCTGCGCCAGATCGCGGCGACGTGCGCCGCCTTCGAGGTGGACGGGATGCGCGCCGACATCGTCATGGCGCGGACCGCTTCCGCGCTGGCCGCGTGGGCGGGGCGTGAGGTCGTGCTGGCCGAGGACGTGCGGCAGGCCGCGCTTCTCGCGCTGCCGCACCGGCGCCGCAGGAACCCCTTCGACGCGCCGGGTCTCGACGAGGACAAGCTGGACGAGACGCTGGAGGAGTCGGCGGGCGAGGACGACGATCCGGACCCGGACCCCGACGGGCCCGGTGGCGGGACACCGCCCCCTGACGACGACGGCGGGGACGGCGATTCCGGGACTCCCCCCGCTGAGGCCGGGCGCGCGCCGGAGGCCGACGCGGACGCGCCCGAGGTCGACACTCCGTCAGAGCCGCGCGCCGAGCAGAGCGGTGAGCCGGGTGAGGAAGCGGGAAAAGGCCGCGGGGCGGGCGGAGCTGAGCAGCCCGCCGCCCGCGCCGAGGAGCCTTTCCGTACGAAGACGCTGAGCGTGCCCGGTCTCGGCGAAGGCGCCGCCGGGCGCAGGTCCCGCGCGCGTACCGAGCACGGGCGCACCACCGGGGCCAGGCGGCCGCGGGGCGCGCTCACCAAGCTGCACCTCGCGGCGACCGTGCAGGCGGCAGCCCCGCACCAGCGGGCGCGTGGCCGCAGCGGGCGGGGCCTCGTCGTGCGGCGGGACGATCTGCGGCAGGCCAACAGGGAGGGGCGCGAGGGCAATCTCGTGCTGTTCGTGGTGGACGCCTCGGGTTCGATGGCGGCGCGGAAGCGGATGAGCGCGGTGAAGGGGGCTGTGCTTTCGCTGCTGCTCGACGCCTACCAGCGGCGCGACAAGGTCGGCATGGTGACCTTCAGGGGCAAGGAGGCGGAGACGGTGCTGCCGCCGACCTCTTCTGTGGACGCGGCGGCGGCCCGGCTGGAGTCGCTGCCCACGGGTGGCCGTACCCCGCTGGCCGCCGGGCTGCTGAAGGCCCACGACGTGCTGCGGGTGGAGCGGCTGCGGGACGCGTCGCGCCGGCCGCTGCTCGTGGTCGTCACCGACGGGCGCGCGACCGGCGGCCCACAACCGGTGGCGCTGGCCGCGAGGGCCGCAGGCCTGCACGCGGCGGAAGGCGTCGCCTCGGTGGTCGTGGACTGCGAGTCGGGCCCCGTGCGGCTGGGTCTCGCGGGGGCGCTCGCGGGTCAACTCGGCGGATCGGCAGTGACGTTGGACGAGCTGCGGGCCGACGCGCTCGCCGGGCTCGTCAAGGATGTTCGTACCGTGGGAAGGGCCGCGTAA